The DNA sequence CCTTCGAGGATGAAGGCCTGATGGCTGTTTTTCAACAACCTCTCAAGGAGAAAAGAGCATGAAAGTACTGATCCTCGGCGTTAACGGCTTTATCGGCAACGCACTGACCCACCGCATCCTCACCACCACCGACTGGGAGGTCCATGGCCTGGACATGGCCTGCGACAAGCTTGAGCGCTCCCTGGGTGACCCCCGCTTTCATTTTCTGGAGGGGGACATCACCATCAACAAGGAGTGGATCGAGTACAACATCAAGAAATGCGACGTCGTGTTGCCGCTGGTTGCCATCGCCACGCCGGTGACCTACGTCAAGGACCCGCTGCGGGTCTTTGAACTGGATTTCGAGGAAAATCTCAAGATCATCAGGCTGTGCCACAAGTACAAGAAACGGGTCATCTTCCCCTCCACCTCCGAGGTGTACGGCATGTCGCCCGACCGGGAATTCGACGAGGACAACTCGCCCCTCATGCTGGGGCCGATCGCCAAGGAGCGCTGGATCTACTCCTGCGCCAAGCAGATGCTCGACCGGGTGATCTACGCCTACGGCATGCATGAAGGACTCAAGTTCACCCTGTTCCGCCCCTTCAACTGGATCGGTCCCAAGCTGGACAGCATCCATACCGCCAAGGAGGGGAGCTCCCGGGTCCTGACCCAGTTCCTGTACGACATCCTGGCCGAAGAGCCGATCCAGTTGGTGGATGGCGGCAACCAGCGCCGTTCCTTTACCTTTGTCGAAGACGGCATCGACGCCCTGATGCGGATCATCGAGAACCGGGACGGTTGCGCCGACGGCAAGATCTTCAACATCGGCAATCCGGCCAACGACCTGTCCGTCAAGGAATTGGCCCACAAACTGCGCGACATGGTGGCCGAATTCCCGCTTTACCGGGAAAAGGCGGAGAAATGCCGGATCGTGGAGACCTCCTCCGACCAGTTCTACGGCAAGGGGTATCAGGATATGCTGACCCGCGTCCCCTCGATCAAGCGCGCCAAGGAATGCCTGGGATGGGAGCCGGTGACGAGCGCCGACGAGGCCCTGCGCAAGACCCTGGAGTTTTACCTGGTGGACGAGCGGGAGAAACTCTCGGAATTTCTGTAAATCACAGCAAAGTCACAGAGATGCGGAGACAAGACAAAAGTATGTCGGGTCATCAGGAAGACAACAGGGAACATCGTGCTTTCCGCATTGTTCACTCTGAACTGAGCACCGTGGTGTCTCCGTGTCTCTGCGCCGCTGCGGCGGGTGTGCAGCACAGTGTTTGACCGCCGGGGTTTCACGCTCATAGAGCTGGTGGTGGTGCTGGTGATCATCGGCATGGTGATGACGCTGGTCATCCCCCGCCTGCCCAGCTCCGAGGCAGAGGACCTGAAGACCTCGGCACGGACCCTGGCCTCGACCCTGCGCTACCTGCAGGACCGTGCGGCCACCACCGGGACGGTTTACTACCTGCGCCTGGAGCCGGGCACGGACACCGTCAAGGTCTTGCAGGCGGCGGGCGACGGGACCGAAAAGGAACCGGAAGACCCCTTCCTGCAACAACGACCGACCAAGGAAGGGGTCCAGGTGGCGGATGTGGTCATCCCCCGCCTGGGCAAACTGAGCGACGGCCAGGTACGGCTCGACATCGGCGCCGGCGGCCTGCGGGATTTCGTCGCCATCCACCTGCGCTCGGCGGGCGGCGCGTTCTGGACGGTGATGGCGTTCCCGTCCAGCGGCAAGGTCAAGATTTACCAAGGGTATCAGGAAGACGCACTATGAGAGGTTTCAGCCTGCTTGAGGTGATGGTGGCCCTGGCCATCATGGCGAGCGTCATCCTGACGGTGCTGGGGGCGGTCAACTACCACCTGACGATCATCACCAACGAACGGGACAGCACCGCCCTGACGCTTCTGGCGCGGGCCAAGATGGCGGAATTGATGCAACTGGCGGCGATCCCCGAGAAGAGCGAGGGCACCCTGGCCCCGGCCCACCCGGAACTCTCCTGGCAGGCCGATATTTCCGCCACGGACCTGACCGTTCTCAAGAAACTGGTGGTGCGGGTGTGGCGGACCGGCGACAAGCGGGAGGTGGCGCTTGAGCGCTATCTCACGCAATAAGGGGTTTACCCTCCTGGAAGTGCTGATCGCCGTGGTCCTGCTGGCCATCCTGACCGCCGCCCTGTACGGGAGTTACTTCACGGTGTTGAAGGCCCGGGAGCGGTCGGCGGAGGGGATGGAGGCGCGGCGCGAACTGGGCACCACCCTCGACCTCCTGCGGCGGGAGATCGGCTCGGCCCTCTATACCCCCACCGACAAACGGCTCAAATTCATCGTCGAGGACCGGGACAGCTTCGGCCGACCGGCCTCCAACCTGGAACTGACGACCCTGGCCCCCCCGTCCACCCTGAGCGACACCCGTAAGGAGTCCGGCACCATAGACGTCCAGTACCGCATGGTGGAGAAGGAAAAACAGCAACTGCTCCTGACCCGCACGGAACAGGATCTCCTGTTGGACTCGACCACCGTGCCCGCCTACCCGCAGATGGAGCGGATCAACTCCTTTCTGGTGGAATGCAGCAACGACGGCACGACGTGGGTCAAAACCTGGGATACGGCCCTGAACGGCAACAAACTGCCGAAGCTGGTGCGTATCACGGTGCAGGTGGAGGAGGAGGGGACGCCGGTGACGTTCACCGTCTATGCGGCCCCCAGGATGGTGGGCTCGTGAGAGGCGAAAAGGGCTTTGCCCTGGTCCTGACCCTGGTGGTCACCGCCCTGATGGTGGCGGCAGCGGTGGAGTTGATCCACCAGGTGTATGTGGATATGTCCCTCAACCGCAACTTCCGCGATGGCCAGCAGGCCTCGCTGCTGGCGGAATCGGGGGCCGAGGGGGGTAAAAAGCTCCTCCAGACGCTGCTTGCGGCGCAAAGCTACACGTCGCTCTCGGACAAGTGGGCCGCCCCGTTCAAGATGGACGACGAGGTCGGGCGCATCGAGATCACGACCACCGAGGAGAGCGGCAAGATCAATCTCAACGCGCTGGTACAGCAAAACGATGAGATAAACGCCGATACCCTGGCGATCCTGAAACGCCTGGGCACGCAATTGCAAATCCCGGAAAGCGTGTGGAACGCCCTGGCGGACTGGATCGACACCAACGACCTGCCAAGCTCCGGCGGCGCCGAAAACTCCTATTACAAATCCCTGAACCCGCCTTACTCGGCCCGCAACGGCAGGCTGACAACGGTGAACGAACTGTCCCTGGTCAAGGGCTTTACGGCGGATATGGTCAACAGGCTCAAGCCGTTCGTGACCGTCTACCCCAACAAGGCCGGTGGCCTCGGCGCCACCGTGGCCGTCAACGTGAACACCGCCCCCAAAGAGGTGCTCATGGCCCTGGACAGCCGGATCAGCGGAAGCATCGCGGACCGGATCATCGAGGAGCGGCGCCTGGCGCCGTTCAAGTCCATCGGTGAACTGGCTCGGGCTGACACGATACTTACCACGATCAAAGGCATGACAATCCAAGGCAAGATCTTCCGGATCACGGCCCGGGGGTTCGTCAAGGAAGCGGCCCGCACCGTCGAGGCGGTGGTCAATATGGACGGCACGGGAGAGTTCCTCTCGTGGCAGGAATTTTGATGGCAGCCCGCCGCCGCGCCATGCCTGTTGTGTCCTGCACCCCTGCGCCCCGCCCGTTGCCGGCGGGCATGCCGC is a window from the Oryzomonas sagensis genome containing:
- a CDS encoding bifunctional UDP-4-keto-pentose/UDP-xylose synthase codes for the protein MKVLILGVNGFIGNALTHRILTTTDWEVHGLDMACDKLERSLGDPRFHFLEGDITINKEWIEYNIKKCDVVLPLVAIATPVTYVKDPLRVFELDFEENLKIIRLCHKYKKRVIFPSTSEVYGMSPDREFDEDNSPLMLGPIAKERWIYSCAKQMLDRVIYAYGMHEGLKFTLFRPFNWIGPKLDSIHTAKEGSSRVLTQFLYDILAEEPIQLVDGGNQRRSFTFVEDGIDALMRIIENRDGCADGKIFNIGNPANDLSVKELAHKLRDMVAEFPLYREKAEKCRIVETSSDQFYGKGYQDMLTRVPSIKRAKECLGWEPVTSADEALRKTLEFYLVDEREKLSEFL
- a CDS encoding pilus assembly FimT family protein, giving the protein MFDRRGFTLIELVVVLVIIGMVMTLVIPRLPSSEAEDLKTSARTLASTLRYLQDRAATTGTVYYLRLEPGTDTVKVLQAAGDGTEKEPEDPFLQQRPTKEGVQVADVVIPRLGKLSDGQVRLDIGAGGLRDFVAIHLRSAGGAFWTVMAFPSSGKVKIYQGYQEDAL
- a CDS encoding prepilin-type N-terminal cleavage/methylation domain-containing protein, with the translated sequence MRGFSLLEVMVALAIMASVILTVLGAVNYHLTIITNERDSTALTLLARAKMAELMQLAAIPEKSEGTLAPAHPELSWQADISATDLTVLKKLVVRVWRTGDKREVALERYLTQ
- a CDS encoding type II secretion system protein GspJ is translated as MSAISRNKGFTLLEVLIAVVLLAILTAALYGSYFTVLKARERSAEGMEARRELGTTLDLLRREIGSALYTPTDKRLKFIVEDRDSFGRPASNLELTTLAPPSTLSDTRKESGTIDVQYRMVEKEKQQLLLTRTEQDLLLDSTTVPAYPQMERINSFLVECSNDGTTWVKTWDTALNGNKLPKLVRITVQVEEEGTPVTFTVYAAPRMVGS
- the gspK gene encoding type II secretion system minor pseudopilin GspK, with product MRGEKGFALVLTLVVTALMVAAAVELIHQVYVDMSLNRNFRDGQQASLLAESGAEGGKKLLQTLLAAQSYTSLSDKWAAPFKMDDEVGRIEITTTEESGKINLNALVQQNDEINADTLAILKRLGTQLQIPESVWNALADWIDTNDLPSSGGAENSYYKSLNPPYSARNGRLTTVNELSLVKGFTADMVNRLKPFVTVYPNKAGGLGATVAVNVNTAPKEVLMALDSRISGSIADRIIEERRLAPFKSIGELARADTILTTIKGMTIQGKIFRITARGFVKEAARTVEAVVNMDGTGEFLSWQEF